From one Dama dama isolate Ldn47 chromosome 4, ASM3311817v1, whole genome shotgun sequence genomic stretch:
- the LOC133055211 gene encoding cationic amino acid transporter 3-like — MRCQDPRQCGQKLIRRWPLKPREGLESPVTRRLNILHLVVLGVGSTLGVGVYLVVGVVALFVAGPAIIISFLVATLSSVLSGLCYAEIGTRILWTGSVYHYSYISVGELWAFIAGWNLILSYIVASASVAKAWSSTFDSLIGNHISQALQKTFFQYMPDYLATYPDFVALAVVLLFTGALALGARQSALITKVFTGINVLVLIFIMLSGFIKGDLHNWKLTEQDYTSITPGSGGISSLGPLGFGGFVPFGLDGILHGAATCFYALVGFDVIVTKGEEALNPRRSIPWSILITIFICFLAYSGVSAALTLMVPYYQIHPESPLPQAFLYIGWDVARYVVAVTTLCALTSRLQNIFFPIPEVIKDMAHDGLLFQGLANVFARTRTPIMAIMSSGNLAGLLALLFKFSDLLNLMSIENLLVYSLVAFSMLVLRYQPEQNLSKREEIDVSECEASPLAPVREAGTSNILKTLWYPINTIPTQESGQIIYGCTLLLVLLLTILSLILAQWPSQVFSGDPVLTTVAVLLLLLIAGVTVIIWRQPQDPTALYFKVPVLPVLPLVSIFVNIYLMMLITHRTWTQFGVWNAIGFLIYFGYGIRHSLAGNNHQQPPASASQTLDKNIPDAELSYPQE; from the exons ATGCGGTGTCAGGATCCCCGCCAGTGTGGTCAGAAGCTGATCCGCAGGTGGCCACTGAAGCCCAGGGAGGGCTTAGAGAGTCCCGTGACCCGTCGTCTGAACATCCTCCACTTGGTGGTCTTGGGTGTGGGCAGCACTCTGGGCGTTGGCGTGTACCTTGTGGTTGGTGTAGTGGCCCTGTTCGTTGCTGGACCAGCGATCATCATCTCCTTCTTGGTGGCCACCCTGTCTTCTGTGTTGTCTGGACTCTGCTATGCCGAGATTGGGACACGGATATTGTGGACCGGTTCTGTGTATCATTATAGCTACATCAGTGTGGGAGAACTGTGGGCATTCATCGCTGGCTGGAACCTCATACTGTCCTATATTGTTG CCAGTGCAAGTGTGGCCAAGGCCTGGAGCTCCACCTTTGACAGCCTGATTGGGAACCACATCTCTCAGGCATTACAGAAAACTTTTTTTCAGTACATGCCTGATTACCTGGCCACATACCCAGACTTTGTCGCCCTGGCTGTGGTGCTGCTGTTCACAG GGGCACTTGCTCTGGGAGCTCGCCAGTCAGCCCTGATTACCAAAGTGTTCACAGGCATCAACGTTTTGGTTCTCATCTTCATCATGCTCTCTGGCTTCATTAAGGGAGACCTGCACAACTGGAAGCTCACAGAACAGGACTACACATCTATCACACCTGGATCGGGTGGCATTTCTAG CTTGGGTCCTCTGGGTTTTGGAGGATTTGTGCCATTTGGTcttgatggaattctccatggaGCAGCAACATGTTTCTATGCACTTGTTGGTTTTGATGTCATTGTCACTAAAG GGGAAGAAGCCCTAAACCCTCGTCGTTCCATCCCCTGGAGCATCTTGATCACGATCTTCATCTGCTTTCTGGCGTACTCTGGTGTCTCAGCAGCACTCACCCTCATGGTGCCCTACTACCAGATTCACCCTGAGAGCCCCTTGCCGCAGGCTTTTCTCTACATTGGGTGGGACGTTGCCAGATATGTCGTGGCTGTTACCACCCTCTGTGCTCTTACATCCAG ACTCCAGAATATATTCTTCCCCATACCTGAGGTGATCAAGGATATGGCACATGATGGGCTCCTTTTCCAAGGACTTGCCAATGTCTTTGCTCGCACAAGAACCCCCATCATGGCCATCATGTCTTCTGGAAATCTTGCAG GGCTCTTGGCATTGCTCTTCAAGTTCAGCGACCTTCTGAACCTCATGTCAATTGAGAATCTGCTTGTTTACTCCCTGGTGGCTTTCTCTATGCTTGTCCTCAG GTACCAACCAGAACAGAATTTAAGCAAGAGAGAAGAAATTGATGTTTCAGAATGTGAAGCAAGTCCTTTAGCACCTGTACGTGAAGCAGGAACGTCAAACATCCTGAAGACTCTGTGGTATCCTATCAACACCATCCCCACCCAGGAGTCTGGCCAGATTATCTATGGATGCACTTTACTGCTTG TTCTCCTGCTCACCATCCTGAGCCTGATCCTGGCCCAGTGGCCCAGCCAGGTGTTCTCTGGAGACCCCGTGCTCACAACAGtggctgtgctgctgctgctgctcatcgCTGGGGTCACGGTCATCATCTGGAGGCAGCCCCAGGACCCCACTGCTCTTTACTTCAAG GTCCCTGTTCTGCCTGTCCTCCCACTGGTGAGCATCTTTGTGAACATTTACCTAATGATGCTGATAACCCATAGGACTTGGACCCAGTTTGGTGTTTGGAATGCAATTG GATTTCTCATTTACTTTGGATATGGGATCCGACACAGCCTGGCAGGGAACAATCATCAACAGCCACCAGCTTCCGCCTCCCAGACTCTTGACAAAAACATCCCTGATGCTGAGTTATCTTATCCACAGGAGTAG